A genomic window from Leptospira andrefontaineae includes:
- a CDS encoding TIGR04388 family protein: MDATLLYASNQMMNFLNNELGVVQDALQDLINGNTGTMTTHLGQSEYTNNTNTCLDSGNLCGAEEHPTANASSSLAVAVADYLNESMVSGGAGLAKMVADYIDGKVTQTDLINWIMSAYSDSLLSGTDDHNLFALFGLDPGTTLSGVDLASANLVAFNDENYTYDGWDGDWSSTYCQHWTGCFGVWGTNHDYQTYGEDFVNYSTSQFIWWGGEVIGWTFALPEQQDHLWIDLNFTTQNNNSSANVTTYQDLVIQLQGFQYDWTQNVMPSITNWVTQVANYQAQYDNWQIEKAKAIAEAQSTYSQGVSDLQSQESAWMASMTSIQNSAEKAFNAAENALRDAKGQSNYDSLYQQILAGLNKNNGIPNANAEASANLTSYTDALSNLSKGLNDKSTSGIPDSTLLTNFANSFSNLIAGASNLSLLSATNNSVVDSTANYMLGIVDSMKNEKTFKQNGVGRLLEANHIQTKEVDGETYVLDSHGQRIKVLDDNNEQKKDEDGNLVYKTIGDWIQEKCGADLGNGDCSKYVENKYSDVSYSNGTITATTKGFTGKTHLKAGGDATNYNDYIFDTEDKVVMIHAPKRVMMGRGISSLGNVFDQESNGVGDYISSSFRNLNSYLSNSKTSANLFSEVSALSLRNNSLSSMASENAMSQVKVANMVVDYVKTVLLGGATTGQWVTGQVNQAIQDVYATALVKAFDLDPQAASFVAGMYMANQEAHQARHEMNTQYGGLGWGVHKVEDAFNSAGLGALLDTMTYGATIADQMHNAENLQALDRWKNFKYDMAGFAVQKYGQEQGWDPQKIAVFSQFASDYLKMKDAKESFGMNGSEFSLHSIAGNLKFITSQIDGLFAETYEAGIKGVAHLGGELGAVGEQTENKIGEQVRYHTNDIKLKDIKDAIRNWKNDPPMIAGELMREYGQSQGWSDTQTTAMSKLVSDYMTREQAKHDLEGRTTRLGISTLLNPLASVAYLDQQLFNGGVTTLFAKGLRGAATGIADLGRGLGIASDDFVDNAYKESQNWSNYMTAADLKAKAHQGDINKNSIMANIRDQIFDQIGEELANQFGGDPHILGQLLKHHIDQQEAKKAAREQRLKDAELTVQVAAAAAMVYFSGGTASGQASSMLQQSFFNIARVTAEGTKIIFNISNGQALALGATTIAQTVIGSELGGTNGAIAGFTNGVLTAFTLGSNTPVTGFVTWTNHKNANIITGQQEVKGGWGGGVNINVVNPSSTLLSEIAASGYNMGFSFTPGSGLNVNAGLNFTGGQSVTLDYNLSSGNYTANYSADAWDSKNDKHHGGFSISASKDGSASLDTYYNYGNKAIPPQFRGHGGTLSFSNDGTMTMSGQVQGATAASLTYDTNTHSFGKLTGNQNFLGEFVQGLGAEHAQDNFTHAQYELLKPMAGMLVKMDLMTVEEAQGALGLSQRGEFKENNVNAEAILKTFENYKQVMKDRGLADAWADEIKAAGDSIGLKVEVAKGQSDKSTWDRLVSGVKGDFAQTFGLSNDGTNSVENNVFRTKTCFVAGTLVKTKSGYTPIEKLQIGDFVLSLNEETGELSYKKVTEKFIHEVHSVHELTYDNGNKITTTWNHPFYIRGTGWVQAENLSSHERSVTSRSIRNADLVSYKRSNVSAAIAGSRNTVQIENSWSEEYNGTLGIRSIEEKFHTEKVYNIEVEGNHTYFVSKDEVLVHNYADQLENSVSKAREDLADLQKANRKLFATDAIVEDRDLANKLGSLETKLNKFDEEGRRLEKDKKALLSTVDSAKGNLALIERKNSLLLDIIRSKDADNLSGIKEIREALKGVKPSEGFTKSHLEAIDKWVKGDILNNPIAKAGLKTGVSFDVSAMYRDRTVSDAKIYGLAWKAAMDVGSASDVAHARKTISDLEPKIRAKVSEIDKIGVDLAKEVNRTNGEIQAYLVDKQYGNAEFSKYFATRDLLKNESQYKKFDSETTYFKGEGKAKFESIKNDLTGLNKSDYLTAEQKKNFDGLVESREKVEAYDRIRREVAEVKSSKDPEYQKLKDKFSSQQEAYENAKSNADGLRQYIKQREELLSTGGAKLDSNAEIKALRSGLDKLETNVKTLSKSLKTAYGEMDARMQTIIKETSSLQAYGPEIAKQAKAKAMLKDPEYMKNQEEIASLKNRQDSSLSKLDDLMNGPDHTKNKLATLEQRNGEILKAYIKSEEKSFVEIRDGIGKEGMKHFDENLQKQLTELRTKVLNDSYNSVTGEFKGEFAKLNNPTPTEYTLKDAEFNFRFSEKVQPSEKHMDLYAKEIARDYTQKNGKVLSSDDVERIVKRSTASPEEMAGFSKGEFNPKNPEHVMKLADALVNPNHARQDQFGPLATQLGAVFDIIRSEAGGDKSKFQPDESIKNNPNALAEFNSVRDWIFSGKSPIEMGNTTSAALCRVYYNFAQTILTGKISADTNLATFMTHKIRIGGVSIGETNKAPVFDRGFTNGYTEHVTIPGLEGNNFEKFRFNSKGEPLGISGAISQEKVRGYLKDLPAGSVVQVFANTDTTPGPNHYFFIIKDVDGDWKNMNNNGGKAYYEPFDWKKNRIYGLYYDK, translated from the coding sequence ATGGATGCAACTTTGTTATATGCATCCAATCAGATGATGAATTTCTTAAATAACGAATTAGGTGTTGTTCAAGATGCACTTCAGGATTTGATCAATGGCAATACCGGAACTATGACCACACATTTGGGGCAGTCGGAATATACAAATAATACGAATACTTGTTTGGACAGCGGGAATCTTTGTGGAGCAGAAGAACATCCTACTGCTAATGCAAGTTCCAGTCTTGCAGTGGCTGTTGCTGATTATTTAAATGAGAGCATGGTTAGCGGAGGTGCTGGTCTTGCAAAGATGGTTGCAGATTATATCGATGGAAAGGTTACACAAACAGATCTGATCAACTGGATCATGTCTGCCTATTCAGACAGTCTACTTTCTGGAACCGATGATCACAATCTTTTTGCACTTTTCGGTTTGGATCCTGGCACAACTCTCTCTGGTGTAGATTTGGCTTCAGCCAATCTTGTTGCCTTCAATGATGAGAATTATACTTACGATGGCTGGGATGGAGATTGGTCTAGCACGTATTGCCAACATTGGACCGGTTGTTTTGGGGTCTGGGGAACGAATCATGATTACCAAACTTATGGTGAGGACTTTGTAAATTACTCAACATCCCAATTTATTTGGTGGGGAGGAGAAGTTATAGGTTGGACTTTTGCTCTTCCGGAACAGCAGGACCATCTTTGGATAGATCTGAACTTTACAACCCAGAATAATAACTCAAGTGCAAACGTAACCACTTACCAAGATCTGGTCATCCAATTGCAAGGATTCCAGTATGATTGGACCCAGAATGTTATGCCTTCCATCACAAATTGGGTTACGCAAGTTGCAAATTACCAAGCTCAATATGATAATTGGCAGATCGAAAAGGCAAAAGCGATCGCAGAAGCCCAAAGCACATACAGCCAGGGTGTAAGCGATTTACAGTCCCAAGAATCAGCTTGGATGGCCTCAATGACATCCATTCAAAACTCAGCGGAGAAGGCGTTTAACGCAGCAGAAAATGCTCTAAGAGATGCGAAAGGTCAGAGCAATTATGATTCCTTATACCAGCAGATCCTTGCCGGATTAAATAAAAATAATGGAATTCCGAACGCGAATGCAGAAGCTTCTGCAAATTTAACTTCGTATACAGATGCACTTTCTAATTTATCTAAAGGTTTAAATGATAAATCTACAAGTGGAATTCCGGATTCAACACTTCTTACCAATTTTGCAAATAGCTTTTCGAATCTGATAGCAGGCGCTTCTAATCTATCTCTTCTTTCTGCAACAAACAATAGTGTCGTGGATAGTACTGCGAATTATATGCTCGGTATCGTAGATTCTATGAAAAACGAGAAAACATTCAAACAGAATGGTGTAGGTAGATTATTAGAAGCGAATCATATCCAAACGAAAGAAGTGGATGGAGAAACTTATGTATTGGATTCTCACGGTCAAAGGATCAAAGTATTAGATGATAATAATGAGCAGAAAAAAGACGAGGATGGAAACCTTGTTTATAAAACAATCGGAGACTGGATCCAAGAGAAATGTGGAGCTGACCTGGGTAATGGAGATTGTTCTAAATATGTAGAGAACAAGTATAGTGATGTGTCATACTCTAATGGAACAATCACAGCAACGACCAAAGGATTTACAGGCAAAACTCACCTAAAAGCAGGAGGAGATGCCACCAATTATAACGATTATATATTCGATACAGAAGACAAAGTAGTTATGATCCATGCTCCTAAAAGAGTCATGATGGGAAGAGGGATCTCCAGCCTCGGAAATGTATTCGATCAAGAAAGTAACGGAGTTGGAGATTATATAAGCTCCAGTTTCAGGAATTTAAATAGTTATCTATCCAATTCTAAAACATCTGCGAATCTATTCTCTGAAGTTAGTGCATTAAGTTTACGTAATAATTCTCTTTCTAGTATGGCTTCTGAAAATGCCATGAGCCAAGTAAAAGTTGCCAACATGGTCGTGGACTATGTGAAAACAGTACTACTTGGAGGAGCTACAACAGGCCAATGGGTGACTGGCCAAGTAAACCAAGCTATCCAGGATGTATATGCAACCGCTCTTGTGAAGGCATTCGATCTAGATCCTCAAGCAGCTTCTTTCGTAGCCGGAATGTATATGGCAAATCAGGAAGCCCACCAAGCAAGACATGAGATGAACACTCAGTATGGAGGACTTGGCTGGGGGGTGCATAAGGTAGAAGACGCATTCAACTCAGCGGGACTAGGAGCGTTGTTGGATACAATGACCTATGGGGCTACGATAGCGGACCAGATGCATAATGCGGAGAACTTGCAGGCATTAGACAGATGGAAGAATTTCAAGTATGATATGGCAGGATTTGCCGTCCAGAAATACGGACAGGAACAAGGTTGGGATCCACAAAAGATAGCGGTATTCAGTCAATTTGCATCAGATTATTTGAAGATGAAAGATGCGAAGGAATCGTTCGGAATGAACGGATCAGAGTTTTCCCTACATTCGATTGCGGGAAACTTAAAATTTATAACAAGCCAGATTGACGGATTGTTTGCAGAGACCTATGAGGCGGGAATCAAGGGGGTCGCGCATTTAGGAGGAGAACTTGGAGCAGTAGGAGAACAAACAGAAAATAAAATCGGGGAACAAGTGAGATATCATACCAATGATATCAAGCTAAAAGACATTAAAGATGCGATCCGTAATTGGAAGAATGACCCTCCGATGATCGCCGGAGAACTGATGCGTGAGTATGGGCAAAGCCAAGGTTGGTCGGATACACAAACTACGGCGATGTCGAAATTAGTGTCAGACTACATGACGAGAGAACAAGCCAAACATGATCTTGAGGGGCGAACAACTAGATTAGGTATTTCGACTCTATTGAACCCACTTGCTTCTGTCGCATATTTGGATCAGCAGCTATTTAATGGCGGGGTTACAACACTCTTTGCTAAAGGTTTGCGTGGAGCCGCTACCGGGATTGCGGATTTAGGAAGAGGTTTAGGAATAGCATCGGACGACTTCGTAGATAACGCATATAAAGAATCGCAGAATTGGTCGAACTATATGACAGCAGCGGATTTGAAAGCGAAAGCTCACCAGGGAGATATCAACAAAAATAGTATCATGGCGAATATCCGGGATCAAATATTCGATCAAATTGGTGAAGAGCTTGCGAATCAATTTGGGGGAGATCCTCATATATTAGGTCAATTATTAAAACATCATATAGATCAACAAGAGGCGAAGAAAGCTGCAAGGGAACAAAGACTGAAAGATGCGGAGCTAACAGTCCAAGTAGCTGCCGCAGCTGCAATGGTATATTTTTCCGGAGGAACTGCCTCAGGTCAAGCCTCCAGTATGTTACAACAATCTTTCTTTAATATAGCTAGAGTAACCGCAGAAGGTACTAAAATTATATTCAATATAAGCAATGGACAGGCATTAGCATTAGGAGCAACAACCATTGCTCAAACAGTTATAGGAAGTGAACTGGGCGGAACTAACGGTGCAATAGCAGGGTTTACGAACGGAGTATTGACTGCATTTACATTAGGATCAAATACTCCAGTGACCGGCTTTGTAACTTGGACAAATCATAAAAATGCAAATATTATCACCGGGCAACAAGAAGTCAAAGGCGGCTGGGGAGGCGGAGTCAACATAAACGTAGTAAACCCTTCGAGCACGCTACTCTCGGAAATCGCGGCTAGCGGTTACAATATGGGCTTCAGTTTTACTCCTGGAAGTGGTTTGAATGTGAATGCAGGACTAAACTTTACGGGAGGACAAAGTGTAACCTTAGATTATAATCTAAGTAGTGGAAATTACACGGCAAACTATAGTGCAGATGCCTGGGATTCAAAGAACGACAAACATCATGGAGGCTTTAGCATTTCTGCGAGCAAAGATGGAAGTGCCAGTTTAGATACTTACTACAACTACGGTAATAAGGCTATCCCTCCACAATTCAGAGGCCATGGAGGAACATTATCGTTTAGTAATGATGGCACTATGACGATGAGTGGCCAAGTCCAGGGAGCTACAGCCGCTTCCCTAACCTACGATACGAATACACATAGTTTTGGAAAGCTAACAGGAAATCAGAACTTCTTAGGGGAATTCGTCCAAGGTTTGGGAGCGGAACATGCTCAGGATAACTTCACGCATGCACAATATGAGTTACTTAAACCGATGGCAGGAATGCTTGTGAAGATGGACCTAATGACCGTAGAAGAAGCACAGGGTGCATTAGGATTATCTCAGAGAGGAGAGTTTAAGGAAAATAATGTAAATGCTGAAGCAATCCTAAAGACTTTTGAAAATTATAAACAAGTAATGAAGGATCGTGGTCTGGCAGATGCTTGGGCGGATGAAATCAAGGCGGCAGGAGATTCCATCGGATTGAAGGTGGAAGTTGCGAAAGGTCAATCGGACAAATCAACTTGGGATAGACTAGTATCCGGTGTTAAAGGTGACTTTGCTCAAACGTTTGGGTTATCCAATGATGGAACCAATTCCGTAGAGAATAATGTCTTTAGAACCAAGACTTGCTTTGTCGCAGGAACCTTAGTCAAAACAAAATCAGGATATACTCCAATAGAAAAACTTCAAATCGGAGACTTCGTATTATCTCTAAATGAAGAAACCGGGGAGTTATCTTATAAAAAAGTAACAGAGAAGTTTATCCATGAGGTTCATTCTGTTCACGAACTTACTTATGATAATGGAAATAAGATAACAACAACCTGGAACCACCCGTTCTATATTAGAGGAACAGGATGGGTCCAAGCTGAGAATTTAAGCAGTCATGAGAGAAGTGTCACTTCCAGAAGTATTCGAAATGCCGATCTTGTTTCGTATAAAAGATCTAATGTGAGTGCTGCGATCGCAGGATCAAGGAATACAGTTCAAATTGAGAATTCATGGAGCGAAGAATATAATGGAACTCTTGGCATTCGGAGTATAGAAGAAAAATTCCATACAGAGAAAGTTTATAATATAGAAGTAGAAGGAAATCATACTTATTTCGTTTCGAAAGACGAAGTGCTGGTTCATAACTACGCTGACCAGCTAGAGAATTCCGTAAGTAAAGCAAGAGAGGACTTAGCGGATTTACAGAAAGCGAATCGTAAACTTTTTGCAACGGATGCAATCGTAGAAGATAGAGATCTTGCTAATAAGTTAGGTAGTTTAGAGACTAAGCTTAATAAATTCGACGAAGAAGGCAGAAGATTAGAAAAAGATAAGAAGGCGTTGCTATCAACGGTAGACTCTGCCAAAGGGAATTTAGCTCTAATAGAAAGAAAGAATTCCTTACTTCTGGATATTATAAGAAGTAAGGATGCAGACAATCTGTCCGGTATTAAGGAAATCCGAGAAGCTTTGAAGGGTGTTAAGCCTAGCGAAGGATTTACGAAGTCGCATCTGGAAGCTATAGATAAATGGGTCAAGGGAGATATCTTGAATAACCCAATAGCAAAAGCAGGCTTGAAGACAGGTGTAAGTTTCGATGTGAGCGCAATGTATCGAGATAGAACTGTCTCCGATGCCAAAATCTACGGATTGGCCTGGAAGGCGGCTATGGATGTGGGAAGTGCCTCGGATGTTGCTCATGCAAGAAAAACAATCAGCGATCTAGAGCCAAAGATACGAGCTAAGGTATCTGAGATTGATAAGATTGGTGTTGATTTAGCTAAGGAAGTGAATCGAACAAACGGAGAAATCCAAGCCTATCTCGTAGATAAACAATACGGTAATGCAGAATTTTCTAAATACTTTGCCACACGCGATCTGTTGAAAAACGAATCGCAATATAAGAAATTCGATTCGGAGACCACTTACTTTAAAGGGGAAGGAAAGGCAAAATTCGAATCGATCAAGAACGATTTAACGGGATTAAACAAATCCGATTATCTGACTGCTGAGCAAAAGAAAAACTTCGATGGTTTGGTTGAATCGAGGGAAAAGGTAGAGGCATACGATCGGATTAGAAGAGAAGTTGCAGAGGTAAAATCCTCAAAAGATCCAGAATACCAGAAGTTAAAGGATAAGTTTAGTTCTCAGCAAGAAGCTTATGAAAACGCGAAGAGTAACGCAGATGGACTTCGCCAATATATAAAACAAAGAGAAGAATTATTATCAACCGGGGGCGCAAAGTTAGATTCAAATGCTGAGATCAAAGCGCTACGCTCAGGTTTGGATAAACTCGAAACAAATGTGAAAACACTTTCGAAGTCGCTGAAAACTGCATATGGAGAAATGGATGCCAGGATGCAGACGATCATCAAAGAAACAAGCTCACTCCAAGCATATGGACCGGAAATCGCAAAACAGGCGAAAGCGAAAGCGATGTTAAAAGATCCGGAATATATGAAGAATCAGGAAGAAATAGCAAGTTTGAAAAATCGACAAGATTCTTCGCTTTCAAAGCTGGATGACCTGATGAATGGTCCGGATCATACAAAGAATAAGCTTGCCACACTTGAACAACGCAATGGAGAGATACTTAAAGCGTATATTAAATCGGAAGAGAAGTCATTTGTAGAGATCCGTGATGGAATCGGCAAAGAAGGAATGAAACATTTTGACGAGAATCTGCAAAAACAGTTAACCGAATTACGAACGAAAGTCCTGAATGATAGCTATAACTCAGTGACAGGAGAATTTAAGGGAGAATTTGCTAAGTTAAATAATCCGACACCGACTGAATACACTCTTAAAGATGCTGAGTTTAATTTTAGATTTAGCGAAAAAGTCCAACCTTCAGAAAAACATATGGATCTCTATGCAAAAGAAATCGCAAGGGATTATACTCAAAAGAATGGAAAGGTTTTATCTTCAGACGATGTCGAACGAATCGTTAAGCGATCTACAGCTTCGCCGGAAGAGATGGCAGGATTTAGTAAAGGGGAATTTAATCCTAAAAACCCTGAACATGTAATGAAGCTGGCCGATGCTTTGGTAAATCCTAATCATGCAAGGCAAGATCAATTTGGACCTTTAGCAACGCAGTTAGGAGCAGTTTTTGATATTATTCGCTCTGAGGCTGGCGGAGATAAGAGTAAGTTTCAACCTGATGAAAGCATCAAAAATAATCCAAATGCACTGGCAGAGTTTAATTCGGTAAGAGATTGGATCTTCTCAGGTAAAAGCCCAATAGAAATGGGAAATACAACGTCAGCCGCATTGTGCAGGGTGTATTATAATTTTGCGCAGACGATACTCACTGGAAAGATATCAGCGGATACGAATCTTGCGACATTCATGACACATAAGATTCGAATAGGAGGTGTTTCCATTGGTGAAACAAATAAAGCTCCTGTATTCGATAGAGGGTTTACGAATGGGTATACTGAACATGTGACGATTCCCGGTCTGGAAGGAAATAACTTTGAGAAATTCAGATTCAATTCTAAAGGTGAACCTTTGGGAATATCTGGAGCGATTTCGCAAGAGAAAGTGCGAGGTTACTTAAAGGATTTGCCAGCGGGTAGTGTTGTTCAAGTATTTGCGAATACGGATACTACTCCAGGACCGAATCACTATTTCTTTATAATTAAGGATGTTGATGGTGATTGGAAAAATATGAACAATAATGGAGGAAAAGCATATTATGAACCTTTTGACTGGAAGAAAAATAGAATTTACGGATTATATTATGATAAGTAG